One window of the Anopheles cruzii chromosome 2, idAnoCruzAS_RS32_06, whole genome shotgun sequence genome contains the following:
- the LOC128268422 gene encoding ketimine reductase mu-crystallin — translation MSKNIATNARSRPVFIDEDHVKRLLDWNQARHAVEAAFVAVSNQARDAATRSDDHPVSSQPARTFVQADGGVLLCMPAYVGRHSLVAGSGDRYSTLACKLITSFRGNAAVGLPSINGEVFLFNNTTGKLDAIVEANYLTGIRTAAASLVATDHLFLRPRRDRSIQLGIVGCGFQGTMHAVGFVRTQPLASIRSVRLWNRTPARAHQLKAILEEEAKNGTESSGFSVIVCDTVEDCCRDCDVLVTATGSGEPLVYRRFLKPTVHINAIGAGEYHHAELAQDVYDQCRVYIDHWDGARKELASLRSTIVGEVGEVILRGQADTSLLPKGSGISVFQSLGMATEDVTVGRLVYEKYLQETGTQ, via the exons ATGAGCAAGAACATTGCAACGAACGCCCGATCGCGGCCAGTGTTTATCGACGAAGATCACGTGAAGCGGCTACTCGACTGGAACCAGGCGCGGCACGCGGTTGAAGCGGCTTTCGTCGCCGTGTCCAACCAGGCTCGGGATGCGGCCACTCGATCGGACGATCATCCTGTTAGCTCTCAACCGGCGCGCACTTTCGTTCAAGCGGACGGCG GAGTACTACTCTGTATGCCTGCCTACGTTGGCCGCCATTCGCTAGTGGCCGGATCTGGAGATCGTTACTCGACGCTTGCCTGTAAGCTGATCACGAGCTTCCGCGGAAACGCTGCCGTCGGTCTACCGTCGATCAATGGGGAGGTTTTTCTGTTCAACAACACCACCGGCAAGCTTGACGCGATCGTCGAGGCAAACTATTTGACCGGCATACGTACGGCCGCAGCGTCGCTGGTTGCAACCGATCATCTTTTCCTCCGACCAAGGCGCGATCGCTCGATCCAGCTCGGAATTGTCGGGTGCGGATTTCAGGGGACAATGCACGCCGTTGGTTTCGTACGCACACAACCACTGGCCAGCAtacgttccgttcggttgtgGAACCGTACGCCCGCTCGGGCCCACCAGCTGAAGGCCATTCTGGAGGAGGAAgcgaagaacggaacggaaagctCCGGCTTCTCGGTGATCGTATGCGATACGGTGGAAGATTGCTGCCGGGACTGTGATGTGCTCGTGACAGCAACCGGCTCCGGGGAGCCGCTGGTCTACCGAAGGTTCCTGAAACCGACGGTTCACATCAATG cgatcggtgccggtgagTATCATCATGCGGAGCTGGCACAGGATGTGTACGATCAGTGCCGGGTTTACATTGACCACTGGGACGGGGCCCGGAAGGAGTTGGCCAGCCTACGATCGACCATTGTCGGTGAAGTTGGTGAAGTGATCTTGCGTGGACAGGCAGACACCAGTCTGCTACCGAAGGGCAGCGGAATCAGTGTGTTTCAGTCGCTtggaatggccaccgaagacGTTACCGTTGGAAGATTGGTGTACGAAAAGTATCTGCAGGAAACTGGCACACAATGA
- the LOC128268420 gene encoding testin gives MAESGIESPAAPEWLVKLESRREQIKAKLSHESGNGAPCIACGSACPGLDLHFWRKICRNCKCRKEQHDCIDDDASGWAQFEILGAIRSKPAYIRISELTDKPVQLTWVPPNVTPELATDYMRTLGEQNIPIVGSEAAEKRKQQLEYQVPAHDLDTNLCHNLTPYEAGQLSDYVEKIKTHCVGQGTVMRVGGESAGAVQYGTVVQQQEPKPAPSAGQPENRRPDFMESPALSDKMKYKLNLMGIASSEMVHQALRFDPAVVLSGRQNFPEPIVKFHREYQSNPKFRAEMDHFVEETPPPLPESSVPQPSSGLRSDAGPIVPSGSNDSGFASIPVSPARDDPSAAPLLGPMEAMKLTDAPAAKLVQNAVATQRCTGCSQPFAPGEVAVKVDRASSERSIWHPQCFKCERCGELLADLVYFYHAGAIYCGRDLAVILKIPRCAACDELIFTKEYTAAEGATFHVRHFCCYHCDGPLAGQQYVMEERSSQPLCLPCYDRHYAQTCSTCHRCIGPAEQGVGWDKIHWHKECFRCSGKHCQKSLIGGRFCVKANQPYCSAQCTKDM, from the exons ATGGCCGAGTCGGGAATAGAATCGCCAGCCGCCCCCGAGTGGCTGGTGAAACTGGAGAGCCGCCGGGAGCAGATAAAAGCCAAGCTGAGTCACGAAAGTGGCAACGGCGCTCCGTGCATTGCGTGCGGAAGCGCGTGTCCGGGGCTTGATCTACACTTCTGGCGGAAGATCTGCCGGAACTGCAAATGCCGCAAGGAACAGCACGATTgcatcgacgacgatgcgaGCGGCTGGGCGCAGTTCGAGATCCTTGGTGCCATTCGCTCGAAGCCAGCGT ACATTCGCATCTCGGAGCTGACCGATAAGCCGGTCCAGCTGACCTGGGTGCCACCGAACGTGACGCCCGAGTTGGCCACGGACTATATGCGCACTCTCGGGGAGCAAAACATTCCTATCGTCGGTAGCGAGGCCGCGGAGAAGCGTAAACAGCAGCTCGAGTACCAGGTTCCCGCGCACGATCTGGACACCAACCTGTGCCATAACCTGACGCCGTACGAAGCGGGTCAGCTGAGCGATTACGTGGAGAAAATTAAGACCCACTGCGTGGGACAGGGTACAGTGATGAGAGTCGGTGGTGAAAGTGCAGGTGCGGTGCAGTACGGCACAGTCGTCCAGCAGCAAGAACCGAAACCAGCACCATCGGCGGGCCAGCCGGAGAACAGGCGTCCAGATTTCATGGAAAGTCCCGCACTTTCCGACAAAATGAAGTACAAACTCAACCTGATGGGTATCGCCAGCTCGGAAATGGTACACCAAGCGCTTCGCTTCGATCCGGCCGTCGTATTATCTGGCAGGCAAAACTTTCCGGAACCGATCGTCAAGTTCCACCGGGAGTATCAGTCGAATCCAAAGTTCCGGGCGGAGATGGATCACTTCGTGGAGGAAACACCTCCACCGCTGCCAGAGTCAAGTGTACCCCAGCCCTCCAGTGGACTCCGTTCCGATGCCGGCCCAATCGTGCCTTCCGGTAGCAACGATTCCGGGTTTGCTTCCATTCCCGTTAGTCCGGCTCGTGATGATCCGTCAGCCGCGCCGCTGCTTGGTCCGATGGAAGCGATGAAACTGACGGATGCACCAGCTGCGAAGCTCGTACAGAACGCGGTTGCTACGCAACGCTGCACCGGCTGCAGTCAGCCTTTCGCACCGGGCGAGGTAGCCGTCAAGGTGGACCGAGCGAGCAGCGAGCGTTCGATATGGCATCCGCAGTGCTTCAAGTGTGAACGGTGCGGGGAACTGCTGGCCGATCTGGTGTACTTCTACCATGCCGGGGCCATCTACTGTGGGCGCGATTTAGCGGTCATCCTGAAGATTCCACGTTGCGCCGCCTGCGATGAGTTGATCTTCACGAAGGAGTACACGGCGGCCGAAGGGGCCACGTTCCACGTGCGACATTTCTGCTGCTATCACTGTGACGGGCCACTGGCGGGTCAGCAGTACGTGATGGAGGAACGTTCGTCGCAGCCTCTTTGCCTTCCGTGCTACGATAGACATTACGCGCAAACGTGCAGCACGTGCCATCGGTGTATTGGGCCGGCGGAGCAGGGCGTCGGGTGGGACAAGATCCACTGGCACAAGgagtgcttccggtgcagcggaAAGCACTGCCAAAAGTCGCTCATCGGTGGGCGGTTTTGTGTAAAGGCCAATCAGCCGTACTGCAGTGCGCAGTGCACGAAGGACATGTGA
- the LOC128268421 gene encoding synaptosomal-associated protein 29-like, with amino-acid sequence MSGHQYVPNPANLFTDEDEIDDELFLRNAPRGGGGGRADPYLPADDKYGGVTKVGSTYTRPDVLGPAAGFDVSGGLTYAGGASVGGSLVSVGPGGYVMDAPVYGPGGYAVGGAIPGKTIVYGGGSAANMVYDSPGDDDEIEHQRQTFEQRRRELEESTLITSQRCLGVLRETEQVGIATAEELHRQREQLEKTKKQLDEINNSLRFSQKHLNSLKSVFGGLKNYLSGRMVAGGGGGSGGGSIAGGSIAGGAGIPRQNISSPTPTEEEDLYPNPQDFRIADPYWRADQSPIPPPSIHHPQHGQQHHHHHHQQHQQQQQQQQQQQQHMANGGSGGGAGFSHQLDQNLDEMRGNLSRLKNLALDLNQEIDSQNDLIDDISDRVEDVDVKIVKQNKDMNRLMRK; translated from the exons ATGTCCGGCCATCAGTACGTACCGAACCCAGCGAATCTGTtcaccgacgaggacgaaatcgacgatgagctgTTCCTGAGAAACGCCCcccgaggtggtggtggtggccgtgct GACCCGTACCTGCCAGCCGACGATAAGTATGGTGGTGTGACGAAGGTCGGTTCCACGTACACCCGGCCCGATGTGCTGGGGCCCGCGGCCGGTTTCGACGTGTCCGGTGGCCTGACGTACGCCGGCGGTGCCAGTGTCGGTGGTAGCCTCGTTAGTGTTGGCCCCGGGGGCTACGTAATGGACGCTCCGGTGTACGGTCCTGGTGGTTACGCGGTGGGTGGTGCGATTCCGGGCAAAACGATCGTGTACGGTGGTGGCAGTGCGGCCAACATGGTGTACGACAGTCcgggcgatgacgacgaaatCGAGCACCAACGGCAAACGTTCGAGCAACGGCGCCGGGAACTGGAGGAGAGTACCCTCATCACGTCGCAACGCTGCCTGGGGGTGCTGCGAGAAACGGAACAGGTGGGCATTGCGACGGCCGAGGAGCTGCACCGACAGCGGGAGCAACTGGAAAAGACGAAGAAGCAGCTGGACGAGATCAACAACTCGCTCCGATTCAGCCAGAAGCATCTGAACAGCTTGAAGAGCGTTTTCGGTGGACTGAAAAACTATCTCTCCGGGCGgatggtggccggcggtggcggcgggagtGGCGGTGGCTCGATCGCCGGCGGGTCGATCGCGGGGGGTGCCGGAATTCCTCGCCAGAACATATCATCCCCGACGCCGACCGAGGAAGAGGATCTGTACCCGAACCCGCAAGACTTCCGGATTGCCGACCCGTACTGGCGGGCGGACCAGTCGCCCATCCCGCCGCCCTCGATCCACCATCCGCAGCACGGccagcaacatcatcaccaccaccatcaacagcatcaacagcagcagcagcaacagcagcagcaacagcaacacatGGCCAACGGaggcagcggtggtggcgcgggcTTCAGCCATCAACTGGACCAAAACCTAGACGAGATGCGGGGCAACCTGTCGCGGTTGAAGAACTTGGCCTTGGATTTGAATCAGGAAATCGACAGTCAGAACGATCTGATCGACGACATCTCCGATCGGGTCGAGGATGTCGACGTGAAGATCGTCAAGCAGAATAAGGACATGAACCGGTTGATGCGAAAGTAA